In the Thioalkalivibrio thiocyanodenitrificans ARhD 1 genome, CGCGTGCGCCTTTTCACGTATTGACCCCCCGCGCCCCGTTGCTGCATCTTGACTCTCAGTTATACCGTTACCGGATGTTTCTCGCCTGACGGGGTTTATCTGGGCTCTCTGCACCTCTCTGCACCTCTCTTGAGCTCTCTGGGGCGGCAGCGGGCGCGGCAAGGGTGGGAGAGCGCAGGACCGGTAACGGTATAACTCGGGCGTCTGGTGATGGGCGAGCTGAAACCATTAAGGAGACCGATCATGCGGCTAGAGAATAAGGCGAGCGCGCGAAACGGGGTCGATCCAGTAGAGGAAGGCGTAGCCTACGTCTATGACGCCTTGCTTGGCGTGGATGAGCCGCGCCTGCCGGTGATGCCGCAGAGCGCGCGCCGGATCCAGGCCGCGCTGCTGCGCGGGGGCGCGCTCGATACCCGTAAGGTCTCCGGCCTGCTCAGCGCCGATCCGGGGCTCTCTGCGCGCCTGTTGCGCCTGGCCAACTCTCCGTTGTTCAGCGACATGGGCACCGCCCGCACGCCGCGCCAGGCGATCGCGCTGGTGGGCGAGGTGCTGATCCAGCGCATGCTCTGCTACGCGGCGACGGACAGCCTCTATCACGCCAGCTCACCGACCACCGCGCCCTGGTTCAATTGCGTGCTGGAGCACTCGCAGTGGGTGGCGCGCACCGCCTACGCCCTGGCCACGCTGGCGGGATGGGAGCGCACGCGCTGCGTGGAGGCCTTTGTCGCCGGCAGCCTGCATGACATCGGCGCGCTGGTGGCGCTCCAGATCCTCGAGCAACGCCCGGATCTGGCCTCGGACAAGAAGATCGTCGCCGAGATCGTGATGCAGACCCACTGCAAGGCCGGCGCGCTGCTCGCCGAGGCCTGGCATCTGCCGGAACCCTACCGGGAAGTAATCGAGCACCACGAGCAGCCCATCCGCCTGGCCGCCGATGCCAGCGAGGCGCTGAGCCTGCTCGAGGTGGTGCAATGCGCGGACCTGTTCCACGGGCGCTGCCCGGCGGTGCACTCGCACGCGGCGCTCAAGCGCACGCGCTGCAAGACGCGCCTGGGGCTCCCGCCTGACTGGGAGCTCGAGAAGGACCCTGCATTCCAGGGCGCGTTTGCCCAGGCGCACGCCCTGCTCTAGCGCGCCTCGAGCACTGCGGGCCCGGGGTTCGCCCCGGGGCTGGGCGCAAGGCTTCGGGTGGACTTGTGCGGGCTCAGCCCGGCGTAGTTGGCGCGAGCGCCCTCCAGGCGCTCGTTGCTGAGCTGGCGCACCGCGAAACCGAGCACCGGCAGGCCGGCGGCGCGAAAGCCCTGCGCGCCGCTCACCGACACGCCCTCGCGCCCGGCGCCGCTCAGGCGCAGCCGCGCCCAGCCGTTGGCCTGTGAGCCGGTGATGCGGGTGGTGATCTCATCGGAGACCTCGAGCGCGCCACGCTCGGCAAAGCGCAGCACATTGACCTGGTGACACAGGCGCACCGTGCGCACCCCGGGGCGTCCGCCCCCGCGGCCCCAGTCCTTGAGCGTCATCGCCTCACAGGCCTCGCCGAGCAGCCCGTCCCAGGGTTGCGAGAAGGGCGCGCGCGCAGGCGTCTCGTTGACGTAGTAGTGCTTGGTCGGGAAGGTGACCACCCAGTCGGTGGCCCCGCCGACCTCCTCGCTGCGGGTGAAGTTGTTCATCAGCTGCGCGCGCATCAGCGCGCCCGAGACGGCGTTGACCCCGTGCAGGCGTGCAGGCGTTTCAGGGTCCTCGGTGGAGCCAAAGCGCGCGCGGGCCTCGTGAAACACACTGACCCGCGCCTGCGCATCGGCCAGGGTGACGCTCTCGGGGCGCGCCGGCGGGCTGTGCAGGATCGTCTCCGGCGCCCAGAACCGATCGAGTGCGGTGGCGCTGTAGGCGACCGCGGTACCCTTGTCGGCATCGTGGATCACCGCGCTGCCAAAAAGCCCGCCGCCGGCAGGGCGAAGGCCCTGGCGCGCATCGCGTGCCCAGTGCGTCTCCCAGGCCTGCTCGAGCGCCCAGCATGCGCCGCGCTCGCGCGCCCAGCGCGCCGGCGTGAACGCCCCCTCATCGACGAGCTCGCCCATCTCGATGACCTCGATAAAGCCCTCGTTCGCCCAGCTCGGGGTGAGCGCGCTCTCGGGGGTGTCCTCGCGGGTGCGCAGCGCCTGCCCCGAGAAACTCGGGCGGGGCAGTACGCACGCCGCACTCTCGGTGTCGAGATAGGCCTGCCCGGTGGCGGCGTCGATGGTTGCGCGCCAGGCATCGCGCGGCGCCAGGTACAGGTTGAACGCCAGCGCCTCGCGCCCGTTGGCGCCCTCGCGCAGGCGCACCCGCACGGCCTTGGCCGCGTTGCTGCTGTTGTTGATGTGAAGGGTGGTCTGCTGCGCCCCGTGCGCGGCGTAGAACGGGTAGAGCAGCACCTGTCCGAAGCCGTCCTGCGCCACGCGCACCGCCTGGGCAGGCCCCGCCCAGAGCGCCGCCGCGCCAAGCGCAAGGCAGCCAAGCAGCACGAGCGCGCCGCGCGCGCCGCGCGCGCCCTGAGCGTCGCGCCGACTCATGAGAGCGCCGCCTGCGCGCACGCCTTCTTGCCGCTCGGACAGGGCAGGGCGGGATCCGAGGCGCTCGCTCGCACGCACCCCGGGCGCAGAAAGCGCTCGATCAGCTTCGCCTCGCTCATCGCCTTGCCGAATAGATGACCCTGGGCCTCGTCACAGCCCCAGGCGGAGATCAGCTCGTACTGGCTTTGACGCTCGACGCCCTCGGCGGTGACGCGCAGGCCGAGGTTCTTGACAAAGCAGATCAACGCCCTGGCCATGCGCGGCGGAGGCGCCTCGCTGTCGATGCCCTCGAGAAAGCTTCGATCGAGCTTGATCTTGTCGATGCTGTAGTCGCGCAGATGCGAGATGGCCGAGTAGCCGACCCCGAAATCATCGATCGCCACGCGCACCCCGCGCGATCTCAGGCGCCCGAGCTGCACGACCATGTCGGGGGTGGCGTGCAGCATGGAGCTCTCCGTGATCTCGATACCAAGCGCGCTGAGCGGCACATCCATATCGACAGCGGTCTGAAGGAAGCCCTCCACGAACGAGGGGTCGCGCAGCTGAAGCGGCGAGACGTTGAGAAACAGCGTCGGCACCTCAAGGCCCTGCGCCATCCACGACTTCAGGTGCCGACAGGCCGCGCGGATCACCCAATCGCCCAGCAGGTGGATGAGCCCGTTCTCCTCGGCCAGGGGGATGAACTCATCGGGCGCCAGGATGCCGGCCTGCGGGTGGTTCCAGCGGATCAGGGCCTCGACGCCGCAGACCCGCCCGGTGGCGAGATCGATCTGCGGCTGGAACCGGAAGAACATCTCGTCGTTCTCAACCCCTTGGCGAAGGCGGTGCTCAAGGTCCTTGCGAACCTTGATCTCCTCGAAAAAGGCGGTGTCGAAGTTCGTGTAGGTGTTCTTCCCGGCCGCCTTGGAGCGATACATGGCGATATCGGTAAAGCGCAGCAGATCCTCGGGGCTTGCGTCGTTGAAGGGGTGGTAGGCAATACCGATCGAGCACGAGACATAGAGATCGAGCCCGCGCACGCGCACCGGCGCGGTGATCGCACTGATCAGGCGCCGCGCGGTGGCTTCGGCCTCCTCGATGTTGAGTATGTCCGTGACAATCACGGCAAACTCATCGCCCCCGAGGCGCGCCACGAAATCCGTGGAGCGAATGCTCAGGCTCAGGCGATCGGCGATCTGGCAGAGCAGCTCATCACCCACGTCGTGGCCGAGCGTATCGTTGACGTCCTTGAAATCATCCAGATCGATGAACAACAGCGCGGTCAGGGCCTCGGCCGTCTCGCCCTGGCCCATCGCCTCGGCGAGGCGCTGCTTGAGATAAGCGCGGTTCGGCAGGCCGGTCAAGGCGTCGTGCAGCGCCTCGTGGTGTGCGTTGCGCAGCTCATCGATGCGCTCCGAGATATCGCGCAGCACGACGATAATAAACCGCGCATCACCCTCTCCGACGCTGCTCAGGGTGTACTCCACCGGGCGCGGCCCGGCGGCCGTGATCGCCGCACAAAGCACCGCGCGCCCGAAGCGCCACACACCACAGGCGCTTGGATCACAGGCCTGACAGAGATGGGTTTGCGACTCGAGCGGGATGTTCTCGCTTCGACCCAGAAGCGAGGAGAAGGCCCTGCCGATGAGCATCTGCCGGTGGAGCCCGAACAGGGCGCAGGCCGCTGCGTTGGCGCATACGATGCGCATCTCGCGATCGCAGGTGATCACCGCGTCGTTGAGCGCGGCGCACACGCCAGGCCAGGTGAGAGGGGTTTGTTGCGTATTGGCGTTCATGTAGCGCCTGCTTGAGAGTCTTGAAACAGATCGCTCCCGCACGCCTCGCGCGCGCCCGCGGGCGTCATCTTGTTGCTCAATGGACCCACCGGCGCTCAGCGCCCTCGTGGCCCAGGCCACGCGGCCAACTTGATGCCTTGGGGCTTTCGAGCGCCTCGAGCACCCGAAGGATCTCGAAGTAGGCCATCTCGCGCAGCGCCTGGCCGGTCTTTACGCCCGCGCAGCCATCGAGGTGGCGCAGGTGACGCGCCAGGCCTGTGAGCCCTGTCACCCTGGTCACGGCGCGCGCCTCGCCCCGCTCGCCCATCGAGACAAACAGCACCTCGGGGGCGACGCACCAGCGCCCGGCGTCTCTGAGCTGCCCGCCGAATACGCACATCAGGCAGTCATCGCCAAGTTCGGCGCGCGCCACCGCAGGGATCGCGGCCCCTCGCTGGCGCACGCTCAGCACGAAGCGCTTCGCATAGAAGCGATAGGCCTGCGGATAGCCCGGCTCAACACCCGGCGAGGGCGCATCGAACACCGCCACGGCCACCCCTTCGGGCAACGACAAATCACCCGACTTGAGCGGTGCGCGCGCATCGAGCTCGATGCCGATGAGTGCGGCGTGCGAGATCAGGCCGCGCACCAGGCGGATAAAAGCCTGATCGGTATCCTCGGGCTTACAGAGCGTATCCAGGAAGCGCCCGAAAGGCGCCAGCTCGCCGGCCAGATCCGAGACCGAACCGGTAAAGACCTCAGAGGGCCAGATCGGTTCCATCGAATGCGGTCCCCTTGGTGATCTCGGAGGAGCGGCGCGCGATCTCGGCATCCGCGTTCTCGATCGCCTGGTTGATCAGATCGGCCAGATCGCGCGTATCATCGCCGCTGAGCGCCGGGGCCTTGATCTCGACGAGCTTGTGGTCACCGCGCACCCGCACCTCAATGCCTTTCTCGGGGTCGGCGGCGCTGAACTCCTCAGCCGAGATCTCCTTCTTGAGCTGGCGCAGCGCGGCCTGCGTCTTGAAGGCGCTTTTGAGAACCTTTCCCGCCTTCATGGTGTTGCTGATCATCTTTCTCATCTGTAACTCACTCCTCGGTTGTTCGGTTATCGGTGGCGGATCAGTCTTTGTTCTGGTCGATCCATTGCGAGAGGGTCTTGCTTTCGCGCATCGCCTTGGCCGGGATCGACACGCCCTTGCGCTCGGCGATGCTCTTGGCGAATTCGAGCTGCTTCTCGCTCGGGGGGAATGGCTTGCTGGCGTGCTCGTCCAGGAACTTCCTGCATACGCCGGCGTCGGTCTCGCAGTTCTCAGGCAGGCTCAGGTTGAGCGCCGCGGCCAGCTTCTGCGCAAACGCGATCTGTTTCTCGGTGGGTGCTCCAGACATTGTGTCTCCTCGGTGCGTTGTTGATGAGGGCCTCGCGAGGCCCTTGAGTGTTTCGATATCGCAGGAAAGCTTTTTCACCAAAGCCGCCTCAAAGCGCTCGCGGGTCAGCTTGCCTTCCTGAATCCCCTGGAGCGCCGCTTCCCATCGGGCGGTCTCGGCCACGTCGTATAGCGACTCGGGCAGGAACTCGATCAGCTCGCGGCCCTTGTCGGTGGAGATGATGTGCTTGCCTTTGTTGATGAGCAGGCCGTGGCGCTTGAGCGTCTCAATGATCGAGGCGCGCGTGGCGCCCGTGCCCAGCCCGGTGACCTGTTTGAGGGTCTTGGCGAATTCGCGCTCCGCGACGAACTTCGATGCGGCCTCCATGTCATCGACCAGCGTGCCCTCGCTATAGCGCGCCGGCGGCTTGGTCTTCTTCGCCTTGATCGAGACCGACAGCACGCTGGCCATCTCGCCATCGCTCACTGGCGGCAGGATCTGCTCCTCGCCCGAGCTCTTTTCGGTGGAATCGGCCATCGCTTTGCGCCCCTACAGGTACGACCAGGAGCCGCGCGCGGCCGGTGATGCGTAGCGCTCCACGCGCGCCTGGCCGGCGCCCTTGATCTTGAGCTCATAGACACGCACGCCCCGCCGGCAGAGATAATCGAGGCCTTTCGTGTCGCGGTAGTGGTTTGCGAAGTAGAGCTCGGCGACGCCCGCGCCCGCGATGCGCTTGGCGCACCCAAGGCATGGGCTGTGGGTCGTGAACACCTTCGCGCCCGCGCCGGATTCCGTCGATCCGGCCAGCTTGTCGAAGGCGTTCTCTTCGGCGTGCAGGACATCGGGGAGGGTGTTGTTGTCGGCATCCTCGCAGCCGTTATCCCAACCGGGCGGGGTGCCGTTGTAGCCGATCGAGATGATGCGGTGCTGGGTGTTGACCACCACGCACCCCACCTTCAGGCGCGTACAGCTGGAGAGCTCGGCGAACACGTGCGCGGTCTGCATATAGGCACACAAGTGCTTGATTTTCATCATCTCCGTTTATCCTCAACGCGCCGTGAAAGTGAGCGCGCCCGTGATAGGCGCCCCTTGTATAGCGAACGCACAAAACTCTTTGCACGCAGACCCCGACAGGGTCGTGCGGATCACGGTCCGAGGCGACAGTTCTGTTTGAGTTGAAGTTGAAAGCCTATATACTTGATGTATACTATGAAGCCTCGTTTATCACCCCCGGGAGATCGCTTCATGGATCAACAGGCATTCAGGAAGCTCTGTGACTCCATCGCCGCCAGCAAGGAAGAGACGCGCCTGCTGCGCGAGGTGTTTTTCGCCAAGCGCCGCCCGACCGACATCGCGTCAAGCACCAGCGTCTCCTACCAGACGCTTCGAAACGCCATCGAGCGCATCGCGCGCGAGCGGGTTCGAACCCAGGGCCTGCCGCGTACCTGGCGTGCAGCACTGGTGGTGGTGCCCGCGGAGATGGCCAGCGAGATCTACCAGATGGAGCAGGAGGCACGCGCCCGCCAGACGAGTGATTCGGCCGCGCGCCTGACCACCCGGGCGATCTCCGCCCTGCCCAAGCGCGTGCGCGTGGTGCGCCGGCGTACCAGCGCGCGCAAGCGCCCCGCCGCACCCGTGGGCAAGGTGTTCGAGGTGGACGTGGATATGAGCGTGCTGGCCACCCCGAAGAAGAAAAAGAAGAAGAGCGCAAAGAAAGCCAGGACGGCGCCCAAGAAGAAGGCAGCCCGAAAGACGGTCAAGAAGACAGCCAAGAAGACAGCCAAGAAGACGGCCCGAAAGACACCAGTCCCCGCCGCCAAGACCGCGCGCAAAGCAACAACCAAGGCGGCGCGGGGCGCGACTTCCGGTAAGGCCTCCGCTGCGCCGCGCAAGAAAACCACCAAGAAAAAGGCGCGCACCGCGCGCTGAGCGAGGCGACTCAGGCGCCGCCCGCGCGCTCGATATTACGGATCCGTGCCCGGGTCGTCGGGTGCGTGGAGATCACCCCGCCAAAGGAGGGCTCGATGCCGCCCGAGAGGCGCATCAGCGTCTGCACCGCCGCCTCCTCGCCGGCGATCTGTGCCCCCTCGCGATCGGCCCTGTATTCCATCCTGCGGTTGATGAGCAAATCGAGCAGGCGCAGCACCCGCCAGATCGCGCGATCGAGCAGGACACAGATATAGAAGACGCCCCGTATGGGTAGCAGGATCAGGCCGATGAGGCTCTGCATCAACGGCAGTGCGGCCGTGATGCGCACGGGCAGCAGCACCGCCTCGAACTGAAGGCGCGCCAGACCGACGCGGCTTCTCGCGCTGGCCAGCCAGAACCCCAGACTGAGCGCATCCCGGCGCCTGATGTGGGAGAGCTCGTGGGCGATGACGAACTCGAGCTCGCGCGCGGGCAGGGCATTGACCAGCCCCTCGGTGAGCACGATCGCCGAGCGCAACGGGCCGGCCAGCGCAAAGGCGTTGCCGTTGGGGGAGTCGAGGAGGTAGAGCGCGGGCGGGCGCATCCCCCAGCGCCTGGCGATGCGCTCTGCGCAGCGCGAGAGCACATCTCCGTCCGGGAGACGGCGAAGCTTTAGATCCCCGGCAAGCCGGGAGAGGTCGACGCTCAGGGGTGTGACCAGAAAGACGGCCACCTGGAGGGTGAAGATCAACACCCCCAGGGCCAGGGTCAGCTCGAGCATGCTCGTGCCAAGGCGCACCAGCGCCGGGGGCTCCAGGAAGAAGTACGCCGGCAACACGACAAGGGCGGCGAACACCACCCCAAGGATCAGCAGGCTCGAGGCGAGCAGGGCCATCAGCGTCAGGCTGACCCGAATGAGCGCCATGCTACCAGAGCGGCCCGTAGATCAGGCCCACGACGCGCTCGCGCGGGATCAGACCCTGGTAGCGCGAATCAAAGCTCCTGGGGTGCTCGGCGGTCACGTAGAGAAACCCGGGCTTGATCTCGAGCGCCTCGAACGCCGGCAGATCAGGGATCTCCTGGCCCTGGATGTCGTGGCTCAGCATGCGACCCAGCGCCCGGCAGTGCCTGAGCGGATCGCGCGCATGGGCCCGGCTCTCGCAGGCAAAGTGCGTGTGCTCGTGCGTCTGGAGCCAGGCGCCCGGCAGCGCGCCGACACGCTTGGCAAACACCACGCTCTCGTTGACGATCCCGCGCCCGCGGGCCCACTCGGGGATCACCGGCCGGTAGGCGATGGAGTCGGAGGCGCTGAGCTCGTGATCGGGCGCGATCTGCTTCATGACGTACCATCCCGTCGGGATCGAGGGAGTGGTGACGTAGAGGATGCGATAGGGCTGCGCCAGAAAGAGCGCGATCAGCAGGGCGCATGCGCCCACCGGCAGGGCCACCCCGAGCACCAGGCGGCGCACGTCCAACCCGCGCCCGCCCGCGCCCTCGCGTGCGAGCGCGCTCATGGCAGAAGTTCGGTCGAGCGTTGCAGGCGATCGTCAGCGACGCCTTCGTTGTGCTCGCGAAGGCGCTGTTCTTCGTTCCTGGCGGTCGCTTCTCGCATGATGGTCAGACCGATATCCACGGGCGCGACGTCCTCGACGTAGCGCATGGGGTCCACCGTTGGGACATCGGTCGGCAGCCCGAGCGCCTCGAGCACCTCGTCGGTGATATCGTAGACATCGCCCGCCACGATGGCCTGCTTGACCAGTACGATGGTCTGGGGCCCGGCGATCTCCTGGATCACCGATTGGCTCTGGCGCCCGATGCGGTTCAGGGCAACCAGCACATCGGTGTCCTCGCTCGTGATCAGCCCCGCAGCAATGGCGCGCTGGGCGTTGGCGAGACGGGTCGGGTCGAGAGAGACGACCTGGCCGTGCGATGCGCCGGGGGGTTTGAACTGGGTGTAGACCAGGTACGCGCTCATGCCCGCCAGAAGGAGCAGTACGCCATACATGGCAAGATCGCTTATCGTCAGCTTCATGACTATTCCTCTAAAAAGAGGCCCCCGAAGGGGCCAATAGGGCAACACTCTTTATTTGACACTTCCGTGTTCCTTGTGTAGCTAATTCTGCGGCCACATTTTCCTGTAATCTTCGGCGGCGCACTGATCGATCGCCTGTTCGAGCGTCATCCCGCTGTTGACCAGCTGCTCGAGCTTGGCGAGATCGTCCGGATTGGTGGTGTAGGTCCAGTAGGAGTGCTTGTCGACGATGAAGCGGTAGAGCCCGACCCCGTTGTCGTGTTCGACGAACACCTCGGAGAACCCGTTGCCGGGCATGACGGTGGCGATGATATCCTGCAACCACTCGCTGTCCGGCAGCATCTCCTTGTCTTTGGCGAACTTCATGCTGCTGCCTTTCTGCTTGAGCGTGAACTTCCACGGCGCGTTGTCGTAGGCCGCCTGGGCGGCCGGCGAGAGGAAGTAGTCGGCGAAGCTCTGCGTGATCACCCCGGCCGAGCCGTTGTACTTACGCACCCGGCGAAAGGCCGTTTCGATGAATTTCCCGGTTTTCGCCTCACCGAGCAGCGACCACGCCTCATCGATAATGATCGTCTTTTTCAGCGCACGGGAAGACTGATACATCTCGCGCGTGATAAAGCTCACCAGAATGCTCAGGATCACCGAGCGAAGCTCTGAGTCGTTCTCGAGCTCCTCGAGCTCCAGGATGGTGAACTTGTTGGTGAACTTGATCTCCGGCTTGCCGTTGAACCATTGCGCGTAGCGCCCGACCGCGTAGGGCTCGAGCTGGAGGGCGATGTTGCGCGCGCGCTCATCATCAAACGCGGAGAGATAGTCGTAGACGTGGCGCGTATCCATGCGATCCTGCTTCTCCACCCAGGTCTCCCAGATCGCCTTCTCGATGATCTGCAAGTCATAGTCGGTCTGCTGACCCTGGGGGAACGCCATGGTCGCCACCATGGCCTTCAGGGAAGGCAGCATTTCAGTGATCTCGCCGCCATCCTCCTGGATCTTGCCTTCCTCCTCCAGGCCATCGGGGTGGTACTTCTTGTTGGTCAGGCCCCAGAAGGGGTTGAGCGAGCGCGGGTTCGAGGGGTGGAACTCCAGCACTTCGCCCCCGAGCCGGTTGGCCAGCTTCTGGTAGGAGCGGCCCACGTCGATCACGCGCGCGATGCCGCCGCGCGCCAGGATGTCGCAGATGAACTCGTTGATGAAAAACGACTTGCCGGCGCCCGAGGTCGCGGTCGTGATCCAGTTGTAGGAGGTATCCGAGGAGAACACGTCGATGCAGGCCAGCTGGCCGCGGCGCGAGGTCAGCAGCATGCCGCTGTTCTTCGGATGAGATCCGCTCCAGTCGCCCTGCACGAAGGACAGGCAGGCGGCATTGAGCGAATGCATGGTGGTGGCGCGCTGGAGTCCGCGCCCCGGCTGGTCCATGCTGGGGCTGAACGAGAGCGGCAGGCTCGCCATGAACACGGGCAGCGTGATGAATCGCTCGGGCGAGAGCTTGAAGTCAGCGTTCTCCCAGAGCGCGGCCACCTGCTGCGCGTCGCGCTGCGCGAACATGTCGGCCGAATAGACGTTGATGCCCGAGTAGGCGCGCACCAGGTTGTGCCCGGCGCGGGTCTGGGTGAGCAGGTTGTCCACGGCGTTTCTCTGCTCGTAGAGATGGCCCATCATCGACTTGTACCACTCGGAGTCGGACATGGCCTGCTTGTTGAGATTGCCGAACTTGAAGGTCAGGCGCTCGCGCCCCTTGTCCGGGTCCTGGATCAGGATATTCGTGTAGGCGTAGAAGACCCGGGGGATGCGCTCCTCTCGCGAGAGCGGATCGCCCAGCAGGCGCGCCATGTTGGGCAGCGTGTGCGGACTGCTCGGGAAGGAGTCGACCGTCATCGCCACCATGCGC is a window encoding:
- a CDS encoding HDOD domain-containing protein, whose translation is MRLENKASARNGVDPVEEGVAYVYDALLGVDEPRLPVMPQSARRIQAALLRGGALDTRKVSGLLSADPGLSARLLRLANSPLFSDMGTARTPRQAIALVGEVLIQRMLCYAATDSLYHASSPTTAPWFNCVLEHSQWVARTAYALATLAGWERTRCVEAFVAGSLHDIGALVALQILEQRPDLASDKKIVAEIVMQTHCKAGALLAEAWHLPEPYREVIEHHEQPIRLAADASEALSLLEVVQCADLFHGRCPAVHSHAALKRTRCKTRLGLPPDWELEKDPAFQGAFAQAHALL
- a CDS encoding sensor domain-containing protein — its product is MNANTQQTPLTWPGVCAALNDAVITCDREMRIVCANAAACALFGLHRQMLIGRAFSSLLGRSENIPLESQTHLCQACDPSACGVWRFGRAVLCAAITAAGPRPVEYTLSSVGEGDARFIIVVLRDISERIDELRNAHHEALHDALTGLPNRAYLKQRLAEAMGQGETAEALTALLFIDLDDFKDVNDTLGHDVGDELLCQIADRLSLSIRSTDFVARLGGDEFAVIVTDILNIEEAEATARRLISAITAPVRVRGLDLYVSCSIGIAYHPFNDASPEDLLRFTDIAMYRSKAAGKNTYTNFDTAFFEEIKVRKDLEHRLRQGVENDEMFFRFQPQIDLATGRVCGVEALIRWNHPQAGILAPDEFIPLAEENGLIHLLGDWVIRAACRHLKSWMAQGLEVPTLFLNVSPLQLRDPSFVEGFLQTAVDMDVPLSALGIEITESSMLHATPDMVVQLGRLRSRGVRVAIDDFGVGYSAISHLRDYSIDKIKLDRSFLEGIDSEAPPPRMARALICFVKNLGLRVTAEGVERQSQYELISAWGCDEAQGHLFGKAMSEAKLIERFLRPGCVRASASDPALPCPSGKKACAQAALS
- a CDS encoding YbaB/EbfC family nucleoid-associated protein, which codes for MISNTMKAGKVLKSAFKTQAALRQLKKEISAEEFSAADPEKGIEVRVRGDHKLVEIKAPALSGDDTRDLADLINQAIENADAEIARRSSEITKGTAFDGTDLAL
- a CDS encoding DNA topoisomerase, translating into MADSTEKSSGEEQILPPVSDGEMASVLSVSIKAKKTKPPARYSEGTLVDDMEAASKFVAEREFAKTLKQVTGLGTGATRASIIETLKRHGLLINKGKHIISTDKGRELIEFLPESLYDVAETARWEAALQGIQEGKLTRERFEAALVKKLSCDIETLKGLARPSSTTHRGDTMSGAPTEKQIAFAQKLAAALNLSLPENCETDAGVCRKFLDEHASKPFPPSEKQLEFAKSIAERKGVSIPAKAMRESKTLSQWIDQNKD
- a CDS encoding deoxycytidylate deaminase, which encodes MMKIKHLCAYMQTAHVFAELSSCTRLKVGCVVVNTQHRIISIGYNGTPPGWDNGCEDADNNTLPDVLHAEENAFDKLAGSTESGAGAKVFTTHSPCLGCAKRIAGAGVAELYFANHYRDTKGLDYLCRRGVRVYELKIKGAGQARVERYASPAARGSWSYL
- a CDS encoding M48 family metallopeptidase, whose amino-acid sequence is MALIRVSLTLMALLASSLLILGVVFAALVVLPAYFFLEPPALVRLGTSMLELTLALGVLIFTLQVAVFLVTPLSVDLSRLAGDLKLRRLPDGDVLSRCAERIARRWGMRPPALYLLDSPNGNAFALAGPLRSAIVLTEGLVNALPARELEFVIAHELSHIRRRDALSLGFWLASARSRVGLARLQFEAVLLPVRITAALPLMQSLIGLILLPIRGVFYICVLLDRAIWRVLRLLDLLINRRMEYRADREGAQIAGEEAAVQTLMRLSGGIEPSFGGVISTHPTTRARIRNIERAGGA
- a CDS encoding S26 family signal peptidase, whose amino-acid sequence is MSALAREGAGGRGLDVRRLVLGVALPVGACALLIALFLAQPYRILYVTTPSIPTGWYVMKQIAPDHELSASDSIAYRPVIPEWARGRGIVNESVVFAKRVGALPGAWLQTHEHTHFACESRAHARDPLRHCRALGRMLSHDIQGQEIPDLPAFEALEIKPGFLYVTAEHPRSFDSRYQGLIPRERVVGLIYGPLW
- a CDS encoding OmpH family outer membrane protein, whose amino-acid sequence is MKLTISDLAMYGVLLLLAGMSAYLVYTQFKPPGASHGQVVSLDPTRLANAQRAIAAGLITSEDTDVLVALNRIGRQSQSVIQEIAGPQTIVLVKQAIVAGDVYDITDEVLEALGLPTDVPTVDPMRYVEDVAPVDIGLTIMREATARNEEQRLREHNEGVADDRLQRSTELLP
- a CDS encoding TraC family protein, with the protein product MKIVDSLSRKFAQWVRPAGTSQTPVTVAQANNLLERERFSELLPYRDFDKERNLLFLDDGEGPSCGFFLEYAPLVVAGTNSERQIEQIIKAFPAGSSLQFGVLSSSYVKPYVETWLEARLKRCQHPMIREMAHRRHDFMMLTSAQLSALPGQKLHPRMIRYVFSARVPFNGDVSNRREVEQWLGIVNDIRDTVKEAFWGTSIPSWELDEQAVKQFLREICNPHIPPAELVSNASDRPLQEELIEKETRIRVCEDGTLSFSRTPTGSKQAGEQLGQTNHNLDVRMVAMTVDSFPSSPHTLPNMARLLGDPLSREERIPRVFYAYTNILIQDPDKGRERLTFKFGNLNKQAMSDSEWYKSMMGHLYEQRNAVDNLLTQTRAGHNLVRAYSGINVYSADMFAQRDAQQVAALWENADFKLSPERFITLPVFMASLPLSFSPSMDQPGRGLQRATTMHSLNAACLSFVQGDWSGSHPKNSGMLLTSRRGQLACIDVFSSDTSYNWITTATSGAGKSFFINEFICDILARGGIARVIDVGRSYQKLANRLGGEVLEFHPSNPRSLNPFWGLTNKKYHPDGLEEEGKIQEDGGEITEMLPSLKAMVATMAFPQGQQTDYDLQIIEKAIWETWVEKQDRMDTRHVYDYLSAFDDERARNIALQLEPYAVGRYAQWFNGKPEIKFTNKFTILELEELENDSELRSVILSILVSFITREMYQSSRALKKTIIIDEAWSLLGEAKTGKFIETAFRRVRKYNGSAGVITQSFADYFLSPAAQAAYDNAPWKFTLKQKGSSMKFAKDKEMLPDSEWLQDIIATVMPGNGFSEVFVEHDNGVGLYRFIVDKHSYWTYTTNPDDLAKLEQLVNSGMTLEQAIDQCAAEDYRKMWPQN